The following proteins come from a genomic window of Methylorubrum populi:
- a CDS encoding DNA-3-methyladenine glycosylase → MDPTFFDRPAATVAAALIGHGLLVDGVGGIIVETEAYDRTDPASHSFAGPTRRNASMFGPPGRAYVYRSYGLHWCLNLVCETGSAVLLRAVEPTMGLATMRARRGLDAPRLLCAGPGRLAQALGIDLSHDGLPLDRAPFAWLAPQGPVAVAATTRIGISRGVEAPWRFLVPGSPYLSRPLPRARSGTGPAA, encoded by the coding sequence ATGGACCCGACCTTCTTCGATCGTCCCGCCGCGACCGTCGCCGCCGCGCTGATCGGTCACGGGCTGCTCGTGGACGGCGTCGGCGGCATCATCGTCGAGACCGAGGCCTACGACCGAACCGATCCGGCCTCTCACAGCTTCGCCGGGCCGACGCGGCGCAATGCCAGCATGTTCGGGCCGCCCGGCCGCGCCTACGTCTACCGCTCCTACGGCCTGCACTGGTGCCTCAACCTCGTCTGCGAGACCGGCAGCGCCGTGTTGCTGCGCGCGGTCGAACCGACCATGGGGCTGGCGACGATGCGCGCCCGGCGCGGACTCGATGCCCCGCGCCTGCTCTGCGCGGGGCCCGGCCGGCTCGCCCAGGCGCTGGGCATCGACCTCTCGCATGACGGCCTTCCGCTCGACCGGGCACCCTTCGCCTGGCTGGCGCCGCAGGGACCGGTGGCGGTCGCCGCCACGACCCGCATCGGCATCAGCCGCGGCGTCGAAGCGCCCTGGCGCTTCCTCGTGCCCGGCTCGCCCTATCTCAGCCGGCCGCTGCCGAGAGCACGATCCGGCACCGGTCCGGCGGCGTAG
- the rnhA gene encoding ribonuclease HI, whose translation MRTIVYADGGCDPNPGPGGWGVVIQDPAGTVELHGGERATTNNRMELTAAIRALEHFPEGAQIEMRCDSQYVVKSVTEWMRGWKARGWRTATGPVKNIDLMQRLDTLAAARDVRWTWVRGHAGEAGNERADRLAALGRREALSGKASGETVLPTADPAPAPAPTPAPPETTQVALSTDLARAVSRAAARAGISPQAYLEDAVRLALELKPPGVARVRAELQKAS comes from the coding sequence ATGCGAACCATCGTCTACGCGGATGGCGGTTGCGACCCGAATCCCGGTCCCGGCGGCTGGGGTGTGGTGATCCAGGACCCCGCCGGCACCGTCGAGCTGCATGGCGGCGAGCGCGCCACCACCAACAACCGCATGGAACTGACCGCCGCGATCCGCGCTCTGGAGCATTTCCCTGAAGGAGCGCAGATCGAGATGCGCTGCGACAGCCAGTACGTGGTCAAATCCGTCACCGAATGGATGCGCGGTTGGAAGGCTCGGGGCTGGCGCACCGCCACGGGGCCGGTGAAGAACATCGACCTGATGCAGCGCCTCGACACGCTGGCCGCCGCCCGCGACGTGCGCTGGACCTGGGTGCGCGGCCATGCCGGTGAGGCCGGAAACGAGCGCGCCGACCGGCTCGCCGCTCTCGGCCGGCGCGAAGCCCTGAGCGGAAAGGCCTCGGGCGAGACGGTTCTGCCGACCGCTGACCCCGCGCCTGCGCCTGCCCCGACACCCGCGCCGCCGGAGACGACGCAGGTGGCGCTGAGCACCGACCTCGCCCGGGCGGTGTCGCGGGCCGCGGCCCGTGCCGGCATCAGCCCGCAGGCCTATCTCGAGGACGCCGTGCGGCTCGCGCTGGAGCTCAAGCCGCCGGGCGTCGCCCGCGTCCGCGCCGAGCTGCAGAAGGCGTCCTGA